CCGATTTTGTTCGCATCACTCATTGACGTTCCTCCTTCTTCAGAACCCGACCGCGGTTGCCGTGTCGTGGGGCGGCCAAAGCGGTTGGGGCACTTCAACACCGAACGGCGTGCTCCAGCCGTTTCGCGATGAGACCTCGTGCACGGGATGCCGATTGGCCGCGACACCCCATGTGCCCCGCGGGTAGCCAAGGGCCAGCATCGCCGACATGGTCCAGCCTTCCCCGACGGGAACGCCCAACAACTCGTTGACCCTGTCCTCGAAATTGCGGAGCACCATCGTCATGACGCCCCCTACGCCCTCGGCACGGGCGGCGAGCAGCACGCTCCAGATCGCCGGGAAGATGTTGGCGCCGCCGAGGTCGTCGATCGCGAAGACGAAGAGCAGCAAGGGAATTTCTTCGAAATGCTCGGCCAGGTAATCCCCCGAGCCCTTGATTCGGCGCATGGTCTCGGCGTGGGCGCCCGGGTCCGCGCCGGGCGCCGGAGCCACCATCGGTCCCGTCCCCGTCGCGAACTTCTCGTATTCGAGGGCGCGGGCCTGCCGGAACAGTTGGGCGAACTCGCGGATGAGTGCCGGATCGTCAACGGCGACAAAGTGCCAGCGCTGGGTGTTGGCCCCGTTGGGGGCGCGGATGGCCGCGTCAAGGATGCGGGCCTGCGTGTCCAGCGGAACCGGATCCGGCCGCAGCCGCCGCATCATCCTGGTGGTGTACAGCGCTTCGTGGATGTCCATCTGTCTACTCCCTTCCGGGCTATTCCGGCCAGCCGTTGTTGAGGATCTTGTCGACGAAGTCGACGCGCTCGAAGGTGGGATCGAAGTGCGCCAGCACGTCGGCGTTCATGGTGCCGTCGGTGGTCCGCGGCCGGTGCTTCATGCCGTCGTTGAACGCCGCCAGAATGCGGTTCTTGAAATCGGGGCGCGGGTGGGCGGCGGTCACCGCGGCGAGTGCCTCGGGAGCCATCTGCTCGCGTCCGACGCCGACGACGTCGACTTCCACGCCGGCCTGCAGCAGCGCGACCTCGGGTGCCAGGAACTCGGGCACGCCGGGGGTGGTGTGCAGGGCTATGCCGAGCCACACCGTGTCGGCGTCGGCCTTGCCGACGCCAGCGTCCATCAGGAAGTCCCGCGCCGCGTTGGCGCCGTCGACCTCGAAGCGGATGGTCGAGTTGCGGTAGTGCTCGGTCAGGCCGATGTCGTGGAACATCGCCGCGACGTAGAGCAGTTCCATGTTGGGGTGCAGCCCGCGGCGCAGGCCCCGCAGCGCGCCGAAGAAGAACACCCGCCGGGAATGGTTGAACAGCAACTCGTCTTCGGTGTCGCGAATGAACTCGGTGACCTCGCGCGCCAGCGCGGTGTCGGGCACGTGGATGCCGGCGATGGTGTCGATCGAGCTGGTGGTCATGATGTCGTCTCCTTCGGGTGACCGTCGTGCTCAGTGTGCGACGGTTCGGTCGATCCGACCCCGGTCGTTTGAGCCGTCAACTCCTCAGAAAGCGACACAATGGCTGACGTGGCTGTAGCGGGAAAGCATTCGCGGGTGGTGGTCATCGTCGTCTTCGACGGCGTGACGCTGCTCGACGTCGCGGGAGCGGGCGAAGTGTTCGTCGAGGCCAACCGGTTCGGTGCCGACTACCGGCTCAAGATCGCCTCGGTGGACGGATCCGACGTGACGAGCTCGATCGGGACCCGCTTGGGGGTCACCGATAGCCTGTCGGCCATCGATTCCGCCGATACCGTCCTGGTGGCCGGCAGCGACCACCTGCCCGGGCGACCGATCGACCCGGCGCTCGTCGAGGCCGTCAGGTCCGTCGCCGGGCGGACCGGGCGGATGGCGTCCATTTGCACGGGGTCGTTCATCCTCGCGCAGGCCGGCCTGCTCAGCGGCCGGCGCGCCACGACGCACTGGCACGACACCCGGTTGTTGGCCCGGGCGTTTCGGGACGTCACCGTCGAGCCCGACGCGATCTTCGTCCGCGACGGCGACGTGTTCACCTCGGCCGGGATTTCCTCGGGCATCGACCTGGCGCTGGCGCTCGTCGAAATGGATTACGGGACCGAACTGGTCCGCGAGGTCGCCCGGTGGCTGGTCGTCTACCTGAAACGGGCCGGTGGCCAATCACAGTTCTCGGTGCTGGTCGAGGCCGATCCCCCACCGCAGTCGCCGCTGCGCGCGGTCACCGAAGCTATCGCGGCCGACCCCAGCGCCGACTACACCGTGAAAAGGCTTGCGGCCCTGGCATCGTTGAGCACACGCCAGCTCACCCGGCTCTTTCAATCCGAGCTGGGCATGACGCCGGCGCGCTACGTCGAGCTGGTTCGAGTCGATTTCGCCCGTAACGCGCTCGAAGCCGGCCGTTCGGTCAACGAGACCGCCGGCATGGCCGGCTTCGGCAGCATCGAAACGCTGCGGCGCGCGTTCGTCAACCACCTGGGCATCAGCCCCAAGGCCTACCGGGACAGGTTCCGAACGGCCTACGCCTAACAGCTATTTGGTGTTGTTGTACTTGGTGATCGCGTCGTCCAAGCGCTGCAGCGCCGCGCCGTAGCCGGCGAAATCACCCTTCTTCTGCGCGTCCTTGGCCGCGCCGATCGCCGCCTGGATCTCTTGCAGCACAGCGGCTTTGGCCGGAGACAGCGCCACCGATCCGTCCGGCGCCGGCGGGACGGCCGCGGGCGGCGGGGAGCCCGGCGGCGCGGCCGGTGCTGGCGCGCTGGGCGGTGAGCCCGCCGCGGGCGTGCCCGCCTCGGTGGGCTGAATGCCCGTCGCCGCCGCCCCCGCGCCGGGGCCGAACAGCCCGGTGAGCGCGTCGCGCACGGTCGGGCCGTACCCGATCTTGTCGTTGTACATCATCGCCACCCGGATCAGCCGCGGGTAGGACGACGCCGCGTCGCTGGCCCCCGGGGAGGCGTACACGGGTTCGACGTAGAGCAACCCGCCCTGACCCACCGGCAAGGTGAGCAGGTTGCCCCACCGGATCCGGTTCTGGTTGTCGCGCCCGATCACCCCGAGGTCCTGGGACACCGCCGGGTCGGTGGTGATCGCGTTGTTGGCCAGCTTCGGCCCGTTGACCTGCCCCGGGATGGTCAGCACGGTGATCCGGCCGTAGGTGGCCGGGTCGGAGCTGGCGCTGATGTAGGCGGCCAGGTAGTCGCGCTTGAACCTGTTCATCGCGCTCGTCAACTGATACGACGACGAATTGTCGTTCTTCGCAATGTTTTTCGCGACGATGTAGTAGGGCGGCTGATAGCTGCTGGCCGTCGGGTTCGGGTCCAGCGGCACGTCCCAGAAGTCCGACGTGGAGAAGAACGTCACCGGGTCGTTGACGTGGTACTTCGCCAGCAGCATCCGCTGCACCTTGAACAGGTCCTCGGGATAGCGCAGGTGCTCGGCCAGCTCGGGGCTGATGTCGCCCTTGGGCTTGACGGTTCCCGGGAACACCCGCATCCACGCCTTGAGCACCGGATCCTGTTCGTCTTGCTGATACAGGCTGACGGTGCCGTCGTAGGCGTCCACGGTCGCCTTCACCGAGTTGCGGATGTAGGACACCCGCTTGTCGGGCGCGAGCCTGTTGAACGCCACCTCGTTGGAGTCCGCGGTCGCCGACTCCAGCGAGGTGAGTTCGGAATACGGGTAGTTGTCCAGCGTGGTGTAGCCGTCGATGATCCACACCAGTCGCTTGTTGACGATCGCCGGGTAGACCGCGCTGTCGGTGGTCAGCCAGGGCGCCACCGCCTCCACCCGTCGGGCCGGATCACGGTTGAACAGGATCTTGCTGTTGGAGCCGATCACGTTGGAGAACAAGAAGTTTCGCTCCGCGAACTTGGCGGCGAACACGCTGCGCGACAGCCAGTCGCCGAGGGGGACGCCGCCGAGTCCGGTGTAGGTGTAGTTCTTGGTTTCGTTGCTGGTCTCGTAGTCGTATTCGCGGTCGGCGCCGTTGCGCCCGACGATCGCGTAGTCCGCCGAAGTGTTGGAGATGACCGGCCCGTAGTAGACGCGCGGCTGGTCGAGCGGCGCGGGCCCGTCGGAGACGACGTTGCCGTTGGCGCCGACGACGTTGACCAGGAATTCGGGGTAGCCGCCGTTTTGGTTGGGGTCGTTGGCGATTCCGCGCACGGTGTTGGCCGGCGACGCGATGAACCCGTTCCCGTGGGTGTAGACGGAGTGCCGGTTGATCCAGTCGCGCTGGTTGTCGATGAGGCGGTCGGGGTTGAGTTCGCGGGCGGCCACGACGTAGTCGCGCAGCGACCCGTTGCGGTCCAGGTAGCGGTCGATGGAGAGCTGGTCGGGGAAGTAGTAGAAGTTCTTGCCCTGCTGGAACTGGGTGAACGCCGGGCTGACGATGGTCGGGTCGAGCAGCCGGATGTTGGACGTGGTCGCGCGGTCGTCGGCGACCTGCTGGGCGGTGGCCTGCGCGTCGCCGGTGTAGTTGCGGTAGGTGACCACGTCCGCGGTCAGGCCGTAGGCCTGCCGCGTCGCCGCGATGCTGCGGCTGATGTATTCGCTTTCCTTTTGCGCGGCATTGGGTTTGACGCTGATCTGCTCGACGATCAACGGCCAGCCGGCGCCCACGATCAACGACGACAGCAGCAACAGCACCAGCCCGATCGCGGGAATCCTCAAGTCCCGCAGGACGACCGCGGAGAACACCGCACCCGCGCAGATGAGCGCGATCGCCATGAGGATCAGCTTCGCCGGCAGCACGGCGTTGATGTCGGTGTAGCCGGCGCCGGTGAAGGGCTTGCCGCCGCGGGTGTGCGACAACAGCTCGTAGCGGTCCAGCCAATAGGCGACCGCCTTGAGCAACACCAGCAGCCCGACCAGCGTGACCAGCTGGATGCGCGCCGAACGGCTCAGCGCACCGGTGCGACCGGACAGCCGGATGCCGCCAAAGACGTAGTGGGCCAACAGGTTGGCCACGAACGCCAGGAACACCGCCACGAACAGGTAGCTGAGCAGCAGCCGGTAGAACGGTAACTCGAAGGCGTAGAAGCCGAGGTCCTTGCCGAACTGCGGGTCCTTGATGCCGAAGTCGCCGCCGTGCAGGAACAGCTGGATCCGCACCCAATAGCTTTGGGCGATGATGCCGGCCGGCAAGCCGATCGCCACCGGGATGCCGGCGCTGACCAGGCGCAGCCGGGAAAGGACCAGGGCGCGGTAGCGCGCCACCGGATCGTTGTCGTTGCTCGGCACGAACACCGGGCGGGTGCGGTAGGCCACCGCGAGCCCGGCGAACACGATGCCGCCCACCAGCAGGCCGGCGATGAGGAAGACCACGAACCGGGTGACGAGCACGGTGGAAAACACCGAGCGGTAGCCGAGCTCGCCGAACCACAGCCAGTCGACGTAAGCGTCGATCAGCCGCGGACCCGCGAGCAGCAAAGCGATCACACCCAGTGCGATCAGGATCAGAATTCGGCTACGCCGAGTCAGCTTCGGCATTCTTGCGGTGGGCCGCATCCCCACTGGCTACGCTCCCCTGATCGATTGCTAGACGGTGACAACTCTACGCATGACGCAACCCGTGATCGCCGGACTTCGCTAGCAGCTTGGCGGCTGCCCACCGGACGCGATCGCGTGCAGCGCATCTACTGCCTGGCCGAGCGTCTCGACCTTGACCAACCGCAGGCCGGACGGATTGTCCGAACTGGCCTCGTAGCAGTTCTTCGCCGGCACCAGGAACACCGTGGCCCCGGCCGCGTGCGCGGCCACCATCTTGTGGGTGATGCCGCCGATCTGGCCGACCTTGCCGTCGGCGGTGATGGTCCCGGTTCCCGCGATGAAGTTCGACCCGGCCAGGCCGCCGGTGGTCAGCTTGTCGACCACCGCCAGGCTGAACATCAGGCCGGCGGACGGGCCACCGATGTTGGCGAGATTGAAGTCCACGACGAACGGCGCCCACGGCGCGTCGAGCACCGCGACGCCCACGTAGCCGTAGTCGCGGTCCTTGTTGGCGCCCAGGGTGATCTGCGCCACACCGGCGGGTTCGTTCTTGCGGCGGTAGTCGATCGTCACGGTCTGACCGGGTTTGGTGTTCTTCAGCAGCCCGGTGAATGCGTCGACGGTGGCGACGGGGGTGCCGTTGACCGCGTCGATGGCGTCGCCGGCCTTCAGCTTGCCCGCCGAGGGACCGGGCTCGGGGACCTTCGCCACCGTGACCGCCGACGGGTACTTCAAATAGCCCAAGGCCGCATATTCGGCGCTGTCCTCGGATTGCTTGAAGTCTGCGCTGTTGGCCTTGTCCACTTCCTCCCGTGACTTGCCGGGCGGGTAGATGATGTCGCGCGGCACCAGCTGTTCCTGGTCCGAAAGCCACAGCGTCAGCGCCTCGCCCAGGGTCAGATCGTCGCGCTGGGACACGGTCGTCATGTTCAGGTGACCGGTGGTCGGATGCGTCAGAGTGCCCTGGATCGCCACCACCTGCTTGCCGTCGACCTCGCCGAGCGTGTCGAAGGTGGGGCCGGGACCCAGCGACACGAACGGCACCGTCACCACCGCCAGCAACACACCGAACACCACGATCGGCACCAGCGCGACCATCAAGGTCAGGATGCGCCTGTTCACGCCGAATACACTAGACGGAGCGCGCCGCCGGTCATTCGGCTGCAAGGGTCCCGGTACGCGGTTCAGCTACAAGCTGACCCGCCGTCGCGCGCCTTCCGATCCCACGGTGAGTACCGTTGGGGTCATGGCTGACCTGCCGTTCGGCTTCTCCCCCGGGGAGGACCCCGACAAACACGGGAAAAAAGATCCCGACTCGGGCTCGAACCCCTCCGACCCGTTCGCCGCGTTCGGCATGAGCGGTGATTTCGGCATGGGCGACCTGGGCCAGATCTTCACCCAGCTGGGTCAGATGTTCAGCAGCGCGGGCACGGTCGGGCCCGGCGGAACGGCCTCGGGGCCGGTCAATTACGAATTGGCGCGCCGCGTCGCCTCGAACTCGATCGGCTTCGTCGCGCCGGTGCCGGAGACGACGAACTCGGCGATCGCGGATGCGGTGCACCTGGCCGAAACCTGGCTGGACGGGGCGACGGCGCTGCCCGCGGGCACCGCCAAGGCGGTGGGGTGGACCCCCGCCGACTGGGTCGACAACACCCTTCAGACGTGGAAGCGGCTGTGTGACCCGATGGCCCAACAGATTTCGACGGTGTGGGCGGCGTCGCTGCCCGAGGAAGCCAAGAGCATGGCCGGCCCGCTGATGCAGATGATGTCGCAGATGGGCGGGATGGCGTTCGGGTCGCAGCTCGGGCAGGCGCTGGGCCGGTTATCCCGCGAGGTGCTGACCTCGACCGACATCGGTTTGCCGTTGGGCCCCAAGGGAATCGCGGCGATCATGCCCGACGCCGTCGAATCGTTCACCACCGGGCTCGAGCGTCCCCGCAGCGAGATCCTGACCTTCCTGGCCGCGCGCGAGGCCGCCCACCACCGGCTGTTCAGCCACGTCCCCTGGCTGTCGAGCCAACTGCTGGGCGCTGTCGAGGCCTACGCGATGGGCATGCAGATCGACATGTCCGGAATCGAGGAGCTGGCCCGCGACTTCAATCCGGCGTCG
The sequence above is drawn from the Mycobacterium marseillense genome and encodes:
- a CDS encoding nitroreductase family protein — its product is MDIHEALYTTRMMRRLRPDPVPLDTQARILDAAIRAPNGANTQRWHFVAVDDPALIREFAQLFRQARALEYEKFATGTGPMVAPAPGADPGAHAETMRRIKGSGDYLAEHFEEIPLLLFVFAIDDLGGANIFPAIWSVLLAARAEGVGGVMTMVLRNFEDRVNELLGVPVGEGWTMSAMLALGYPRGTWGVAANRHPVHEVSSRNGWSTPFGVEVPQPLWPPHDTATAVGF
- a CDS encoding HD domain-containing protein; translated protein: MTTSSIDTIAGIHVPDTALAREVTEFIRDTEDELLFNHSRRVFFFGALRGLRRGLHPNMELLYVAAMFHDIGLTEHYRNSTIRFEVDGANAARDFLMDAGVGKADADTVWLGIALHTTPGVPEFLAPEVALLQAGVEVDVVGVGREQMAPEALAAVTAAHPRPDFKNRILAAFNDGMKHRPRTTDGTMNADVLAHFDPTFERVDFVDKILNNGWPE
- a CDS encoding GlxA family transcriptional regulator translates to MADVAVAGKHSRVVVIVVFDGVTLLDVAGAGEVFVEANRFGADYRLKIASVDGSDVTSSIGTRLGVTDSLSAIDSADTVLVAGSDHLPGRPIDPALVEAVRSVAGRTGRMASICTGSFILAQAGLLSGRRATTHWHDTRLLARAFRDVTVEPDAIFVRDGDVFTSAGISSGIDLALALVEMDYGTELVREVARWLVVYLKRAGGQSQFSVLVEADPPPQSPLRAVTEAIAADPSADYTVKRLAALASLSTRQLTRLFQSELGMTPARYVELVRVDFARNALEAGRSVNETAGMAGFGSIETLRRAFVNHLGISPKAYRDRFRTAYA
- a CDS encoding UPF0182 family protein, with amino-acid sequence MGMRPTARMPKLTRRSRILILIALGVIALLLAGPRLIDAYVDWLWFGELGYRSVFSTVLVTRFVVFLIAGLLVGGIVFAGLAVAYRTRPVFVPSNDNDPVARYRALVLSRLRLVSAGIPVAIGLPAGIIAQSYWVRIQLFLHGGDFGIKDPQFGKDLGFYAFELPFYRLLLSYLFVAVFLAFVANLLAHYVFGGIRLSGRTGALSRSARIQLVTLVGLLVLLKAVAYWLDRYELLSHTRGGKPFTGAGYTDINAVLPAKLILMAIALICAGAVFSAVVLRDLRIPAIGLVLLLLSSLIVGAGWPLIVEQISVKPNAAQKESEYISRSIAATRQAYGLTADVVTYRNYTGDAQATAQQVADDRATTSNIRLLDPTIVSPAFTQFQQGKNFYYFPDQLSIDRYLDRNGSLRDYVVAARELNPDRLIDNQRDWINRHSVYTHGNGFIASPANTVRGIANDPNQNGGYPEFLVNVVGANGNVVSDGPAPLDQPRVYYGPVISNTSADYAIVGRNGADREYDYETSNETKNYTYTGLGGVPLGDWLSRSVFAAKFAERNFLFSNVIGSNSKILFNRDPARRVEAVAPWLTTDSAVYPAIVNKRLVWIIDGYTTLDNYPYSELTSLESATADSNEVAFNRLAPDKRVSYIRNSVKATVDAYDGTVSLYQQDEQDPVLKAWMRVFPGTVKPKGDISPELAEHLRYPEDLFKVQRMLLAKYHVNDPVTFFSTSDFWDVPLDPNPTASSYQPPYYIVAKNIAKNDNSSSYQLTSAMNRFKRDYLAAYISASSDPATYGRITVLTIPGQVNGPKLANNAITTDPAVSQDLGVIGRDNQNRIRWGNLLTLPVGQGGLLYVEPVYASPGASDAASSYPRLIRVAMMYNDKIGYGPTVRDALTGLFGPGAGAAATGIQPTEAGTPAAGSPPSAPAPAAPPGSPPPAAVPPAPDGSVALSPAKAAVLQEIQAAIGAAKDAQKKGDFAGYGAALQRLDDAITKYNNTK
- a CDS encoding PDZ domain-containing protein, whose product is MNRRILTLMVALVPIVVFGVLLAVVTVPFVSLGPGPTFDTLGEVDGKQVVAIQGTLTHPTTGHLNMTTVSQRDDLTLGEALTLWLSDQEQLVPRDIIYPPGKSREEVDKANSADFKQSEDSAEYAALGYLKYPSAVTVAKVPEPGPSAGKLKAGDAIDAVNGTPVATVDAFTGLLKNTKPGQTVTIDYRRKNEPAGVAQITLGANKDRDYGYVGVAVLDAPWAPFVVDFNLANIGGPSAGLMFSLAVVDKLTTGGLAGSNFIAGTGTITADGKVGQIGGITHKMVAAHAAGATVFLVPAKNCYEASSDNPSGLRLVKVETLGQAVDALHAIASGGQPPSC
- a CDS encoding zinc-dependent metalloprotease, which encodes MSTVGVMADLPFGFSPGEDPDKHGKKDPDSGSNPSDPFAAFGMSGDFGMGDLGQIFTQLGQMFSSAGTVGPGGTASGPVNYELARRVASNSIGFVAPVPETTNSAIADAVHLAETWLDGATALPAGTAKAVGWTPADWVDNTLQTWKRLCDPMAQQISTVWAASLPEEAKSMAGPLMQMMSQMGGMAFGSQLGQALGRLSREVLTSTDIGLPLGPKGIAAIMPDAVESFTTGLERPRSEILTFLAAREAAHHRLFSHVPWLSSQLLGAVEAYAMGMQIDMSGIEELARDFNPASLSDPAAIENLLGQGVFEPKATPAQTQALERLETLLALIEGWVQVVVAAALGDRIPGAGALGETLRRRRASGGPAEQTFATLVGLELRPRKMREAAAFWERLTQAAGVDTRDGIWQHPDLLPDAEDLDEPAGFIDRIIGGDTSGIDEAIAKLERENPEGPESDGPRPGSVDN